The proteins below come from a single bacterium genomic window:
- a CDS encoding tetratricopeptide repeat protein, which yields MNDQSAIPGTHKVGAPSAIRHPTISLCMIVRDEEGQLPRCLASVKDLVDEIIVVDTGSKDKTIQIARSFGAKVYEHPWQNDFSAARNISLSYAQSDWILILDADEELEKDDIPKIRPILMTHKCEGLTFAVSSQLPGSGKSRHDSIRLFKNHKEYHYQGIVHNQLIIKGLILTTDVRLYHHGYNLSPGQMRKKLERSLPLLKEHLHHHPDDLYARFQLARLYRGYNYYEECIKEGLMVLNAPQAKEEGAKATVLMTMCDLALAYFKLGDYQHGEEYCLKALSQKEDYLDVLFILGNIYLHREEYQKGIDTLKRFLTAREKSGRFDPFMVDNVGQVDQVYLYLGKAYILLSQFEEAIDYLKHGLEFNPLNPAVYHHLVHCYQRIGNSPEAKSTCLEAISKGIADEAIYFQLALIYKDEGKHSQAKEAFLEVVNLKEDHLAARLFLIELYLSEGEIAPVFLHLKKAEEIDPAKAWPVYKTLGNKCVSLGRYEDAVQAYKTFLRYRPSDEEGRLNLARLLLKLQQYQEAKEHYGCILQLNPAHSEARRFLSILDKGR from the coding sequence ATGAATGACCAATCCGCCATCCCGGGTACCCACAAAGTGGGTGCGCCATCTGCCATCCGCCATCCAACCATTTCTCTCTGTATGATTGTCCGAGACGAAGAGGGGCAGCTTCCGCGTTGTCTGGCCAGTGTCAAGGATTTAGTCGACGAAATCATCGTGGTTGATACGGGTTCCAAAGATAAGACCATACAGATAGCCAGATCCTTTGGGGCCAAGGTCTACGAACATCCCTGGCAGAATGACTTCTCCGCCGCCAGAAATATCTCCCTGAGTTACGCCCAATCAGATTGGATACTCATCCTGGACGCTGATGAAGAACTGGAAAAAGATGATATCCCTAAGATTCGGCCCATACTGATGACCCACAAATGCGAAGGGTTAACCTTTGCCGTCTCCAGTCAACTGCCTGGCAGCGGAAAATCAAGGCACGATTCAATCCGGCTCTTCAAAAATCATAAGGAATATCACTATCAGGGAATAGTCCACAACCAGCTTATCATTAAAGGCCTGATTCTGACTACCGATGTCCGCCTTTATCACCATGGATATAATCTAAGCCCCGGCCAGATGAGGAAAAAGCTCGAACGAAGCCTTCCTTTGCTTAAAGAACATCTGCATCATCATCCGGATGATCTCTATGCCCGTTTTCAGTTAGCCAGACTTTATCGGGGTTATAACTATTACGAAGAATGTATCAAGGAGGGACTGATGGTTTTGAATGCCCCTCAGGCCAAAGAAGAGGGGGCCAAGGCCACGGTCCTTATGACCATGTGTGATTTGGCCTTAGCCTACTTCAAACTCGGTGATTATCAGCACGGCGAAGAGTATTGTCTTAAGGCCCTGTCTCAGAAAGAAGACTACCTTGATGTATTATTCATTTTAGGTAATATCTATCTCCATCGTGAAGAGTATCAAAAGGGGATTGATACCCTGAAGAGATTCTTAACGGCCAGAGAGAAGAGCGGCCGGTTTGATCCCTTTATGGTAGATAATGTCGGCCAGGTAGACCAGGTCTATCTTTATCTCGGAAAAGCCTATATCTTGCTCTCACAATTTGAAGAAGCCATAGATTATCTCAAACACGGCCTGGAGTTTAATCCCCTAAATCCGGCCGTCTATCATCATCTGGTTCATTGTTACCAGCGGATCGGCAATAGCCCAGAGGCAAAGTCAACCTGCCTGGAAGCTATTTCTAAGGGAATAGCTGATGAGGCCATTTATTTTCAGTTGGCTTTGATTTATAAGGACGAGGGGAAGCACAGCCAGGCAAAGGAGGCCTTTTTAGAAGTAGTAAATCTCAAAGAGGACCATCTGGCGGCCAGGCTGTTCCTGATAGAGCTTTATCTATCTGAGGGAGAGATTGCCCCTGTTTTCCTTCATCTTAAGAAGGCCGAAGAAATAGATCCAGCTAAGGCCTGGCCTGTCTATAAGACGCTGGGGAACAAATGTGTTAGCCTTGGCCGCTATGAAGATGCGGTCCAGGCGTATAAGACCTTTCTCAGATATCGCCCCTCAGACGAAGAAGGCCGATTAAATCTGGCTCGCTTGCTCCTCAAGCTGCAACAATACCAGGAAGCTAAGGAGCACTATGGCTGCATCCTTCAGTTAAACCCGGCTCATTCAGAAGCCAGAAGGTTTCTAAGTATTCTGGATAAAGGTAGATAG